A genome region from Carassius gibelio isolate Cgi1373 ecotype wild population from Czech Republic chromosome A23, carGib1.2-hapl.c, whole genome shotgun sequence includes the following:
- the slc16a7 gene encoding monocarboxylate transporter 2, producing MPRPASTNLGYTPPDGGWGWAVVFGSFISIGFSYAFPKSLTIYFKEIQEYFSISYSEIAWVSSIMLATMYAGGPVSSVLVNRYGSRPVVIVGGLMVGVAMVTASFGTTIVHLYLCVGVIGGFGLAFNLQPSLTIIGKYFLVKRPIANGLAMAGSPVFLSTLAPLNQFLFDHFGWRGSFLILGGVLFNCCMAGSLMRPIKMRKTTDENDTGKLDVTSQRAGEDESKQSGCATKVNQFIDVSLFKHRGFLIYLVGNVLMFFGFFAPVVFLAPYAKHQGIDEYSAAFLLSIFALVDMFARPGTGLVANTRWIRPKIQYFFSLSVIFNGLCHIMCPLLPGYSGLVVYAVFFGLAFGMVCALLFEVLMDLVGAQRFSSAVGLATIIECGPVLLGPPISGLLVDIFLDYKYMYFACGVMMVLGGIFLYIMNYYNYRWLEKEGKQRKVEELEIGSAKELAANEENKDNEEEIRQNTQEEG from the exons ATGCCCCGACCAGCTAGCACAAACCTGGGCTACACTCCTCCAGATGGAGGCTGGGGCTGGGCCGTGGTGTTCGGGTCCTTCATCTCCATCGGCTTCTCTTACGCCTTCCCCAAGTCCCTTACCATCTACTTCAAGGAAATCCAGGAGTATTTCTCCATCTCCTACAGTGAGATAGCCTGGGTCTCCTCCATCATGCTGGCTACCATGTACGCAGGAG GACCCGTGAGCAGTGTTTTGGTGAACCGCTATGGGAGCCGCCCGGTGGTGATAGTTGGAGGGCTAATGGTTGGGGTTGCAATGGTCACGGCTTCTTTTGGCACCACCATTGTGCATTTGTATTTATGCGTGGGAGTCATTGGAG GCTTTGGCTTAGCTTTTAACCTGCAACCATCCCTTACAATAATCGGTAAATACTTCCTTGTGAAAAGGCCCATAGCAAATGGCCTGGCAATGGCAGGTAGCCCAGTCTTCCTGTCCACTCTGGCTCCCCTCAACCAGTTTCTCTTTGACCATTTTGGATGGCGAGGAAGCTTCCTCATCCTCGGAGGAGTGCTGTTCAACTGCTGCATGGCAGGATCCCTTATGAGACCCATCAAGATGAGGAAAACCACTGATGAGAACGACACGGGAAAGCTGGACGTCACCTCTCAGAGAGCTGGAGAAGACGAGTCCAAGCAGTCAGGCTGTGCCACCAAAGTCAACCAATTCATTGATGTCTCCCTCTTCAAGCACAGAGGTTTCCTTATCTATCTGGTGGGAAATGTGCTCATGTTTTTTGGATTTTTTGCTCCTGTAGTCTTCCTGGCACCATATGCCAAGCATCAGGGGATAGATGAGTACTCCGCAGCATTCCTGCTCTCCATATTCGCTCTAGTAGACATGTTTGCACGTCCTGGAACGGGTTTGGTGGCCAACACCAGATGGATTAGACCCAAAATCCAGTATTTCTTCAGCCTCTCTGTGATATTTAATGGCCTGTGCCATATAATGTGTCCGCTCTTACCAGGTTACAGTGGCCTGGTGGTGTACGCCGTGTTTTTCGGCCTGGCTTTTGGGATGGTGTGTGCTCTCCTGTTCGAGGTCCTCATGGATTTGGTGGGAGCCCAGCGGTTCTCCAGTGCGGTCGGGCTTGCTACCATTATAGAGTGTGGGCCTGTCCTGCTAGGGCCACCAATCTCTG GTTTGCTGGTCGACATCTTCTTGGACTATAAATACATGTACTTTGCTTGTGGCGTGATGATGGTGCTTGGAGGTATCTTCCTCTACATCATGAACTATTACAACTACAGATGGTTGGAAAAGGAAGGGAAACAGAGAAAGGTGGAAGAGCTAGAGATCGGCTCGGCCAAAGAGCTTGCTGCCAATGAGGAAAACAAAGACAACGAGGAAGAGATCAGACAAAACACACAGGAGGAAGGatga